A genomic window from Oncorhynchus nerka isolate Pitt River unplaced genomic scaffold, Oner_Uvic_2.0 unplaced_scaffold_6896, whole genome shotgun sequence includes:
- the LOC135566170 gene encoding uncharacterized protein LOC135566170 isoform X1 — protein sequence MPGCFSRLTERVRGRRQPSASTGCSNSFMGCFCCLFPFCRVRDRREVDSDSDFEEESTVLDEVQLDVPLLPVILHVQDAAIILEDVPTILEEPTGNWQLIPIRFSPLYCGPVVIRNNAGPVAKAWRTFQFISPIITYMRGGSQQVVVRMHHVSRVRGLETQLVWAISKETARLSPEGIPYCATKVQSVTWIQYVAGRVTQYASHLRHETSVDVTFGCYQQTDVSVVYATLHMGLDGLLSSSWGSEAASVSTPTNQQFTEPEPEGHNLYEGWEEDLLPEEREVPLLNLYLTTKRVEDIALRLVSLRQAFTTLLGSTLSRNHLFVAGKVLMGALVQAHHMDESEFIRAYNDFVDYLSDPSKKIDIERELAEAKIHHVNLIDVLFELVLFGLMTAQKSLMVHPGGFMERLYALLYSFLPAAASIEPKAERYLLLLNGGLMALLDDMFGQQLAWYFNPESLVTELSSLLEYHLENLMASM from the exons ATGCCTGGGTGCTTTTCAAGATTGACAGAGAGAGTGCGAGGACGTCGGCAGCCTTCTGCGTCGACAGGTTGTTCAAATTCATTTATGGGTTGTTTTTGTTGTCTTTTTCCGTTTTGCAGGGTTCGCGATCGTCGGGAGGTGGACAGCGACAGCGACTTCGAAGAGG AATCAACTGTACTGGATGAGGTCCAGTTGGATGTGCCACTGCTGCCAGTTATCCTTCATGTCCAGGATGCTGCTATCATCCTTGAGGATGTGCCGACTATCCTTGAG GAGCCCACTGGTAATTGGCAGCTGATACCGATTAGGTTCAGCCCCCTGTACTGTGGTCCTGTTGTGATCAGG AACAATGCCGGTCCAGTGGCTAAAGCCTGGAGAACTTTCCAGTTCATCAGCCCCATTATCACCTACATGCGTGGGGGATCCCAG CAGGTGGTGGTGAGGATGCACCATGTGAGTAGGGTTCGAGGCCTGGAGACTCAACTGGTGTGGGCCATCTCCAAGGAGACAGCCAGGCTTAGTCCAGAGGGCATCCCCTACTGTGCCACCAAGGTGCAGTCTGTCACTTGGATCCAG tatgTGGCTGGCAGGGTGACCCAGTATGCGTCTCACCTCCGCCACGAGACGTCTGTGGACGTGACGTTTGGCTGCTACCAG CAGACTGATGTCTCGGTGGTGTACGCCACTCTCCACATGGGGCTGGATGGGCTGCTCTCCTCCTCGTGGGGGTCGGAGGCTGCCTCCGTCTCTACGCCCACCAATCAGCAGTTCACTGAGCCAGAGCCTGAGGGCCACAACCTCTATGAG GGCTGGGAGGAGGACCTGCTGCCTGAGGAGAGGGAGGTTCCTCTGCTAAA ccTCTACCTTACCACCAAGAGAGTGGAGGACATCGCCCTGAGGCTCGTCTCCCTGCGCCAGGCCTTCACT ACACTGCTTGGTTCCACCCTGAGCAGGAACCATCTGTTTGTGGCAGGAAAGGTCCTAATGGGCGCACTGGTTCAGGCCCACCACATG GACGAGTCCGAATTCATCCGTGCCTATAATGACTTTGTGGACTACCTGAGTGACCCCTCCAAGAAGATTGACATTGAGAGGGAGCTGGCTGAGGCAAAG ATCCATCATGTTAACCTGATAGATGTCCTCTTTGAACTGGTGCTGTTTGGGTTGATGACAGCTCAGAAGTCCCTGATGGTG CACCCTGGTGGGTTCATGGAGCGTCTGTACGctctcctgtactccttcctGCCCGCTGCTGCCAGCATTGAGCCAAAGGCTGAGAGATACCTGCTGCTGCTCAAT GGCGGGCTGATGGCTCTGCTTGATGACATGTTTGGGCAGCAGCTGGCCTGGTACTTTAACCCAGAATCTTTGGTCACTGAGCTCTCCAGCCTCCTGGAGTACCACCTGGAGAACCTCATGGCCAGCATGTAG
- the LOC135566170 gene encoding uncharacterized protein LOC135566170 isoform X2, whose product MPGCFSRLTERVRGRRQPSASTGCSNSFMGCFCCLFPFCRVRDRREVDSDSDFEEESTVLDEVQLDVPLLPVILHVQDAAIILEDVPTILEEPTGNWQLIPIRFSPLYCGPVVIRNNAGPVAKAWRTFQFISPIITYMRGGSQQVVVRMHHVSRVRGLETQLVWAISKETARLSPEGIPYCATKVQSVTWIQYVAGRVTQYASHLRHETSVDVTFGCYQQTDVSVVYATLHMGLDGLLSSSWGSEAASVSTPTNQQFTEPEPEGHNLYEGWEEDLLPEEREVPLLNLYLTTKRVEDIALRLVSLRQAFTDESEFIRAYNDFVDYLSDPSKKIDIERELAEAKIHHVNLIDVLFELVLFGLMTAQKSLMVHPGGFMERLYALLYSFLPAAASIEPKAERYLLLLNGGLMALLDDMFGQQLAWYFNPESLVTELSSLLEYHLENLMASM is encoded by the exons ATGCCTGGGTGCTTTTCAAGATTGACAGAGAGAGTGCGAGGACGTCGGCAGCCTTCTGCGTCGACAGGTTGTTCAAATTCATTTATGGGTTGTTTTTGTTGTCTTTTTCCGTTTTGCAGGGTTCGCGATCGTCGGGAGGTGGACAGCGACAGCGACTTCGAAGAGG AATCAACTGTACTGGATGAGGTCCAGTTGGATGTGCCACTGCTGCCAGTTATCCTTCATGTCCAGGATGCTGCTATCATCCTTGAGGATGTGCCGACTATCCTTGAG GAGCCCACTGGTAATTGGCAGCTGATACCGATTAGGTTCAGCCCCCTGTACTGTGGTCCTGTTGTGATCAGG AACAATGCCGGTCCAGTGGCTAAAGCCTGGAGAACTTTCCAGTTCATCAGCCCCATTATCACCTACATGCGTGGGGGATCCCAG CAGGTGGTGGTGAGGATGCACCATGTGAGTAGGGTTCGAGGCCTGGAGACTCAACTGGTGTGGGCCATCTCCAAGGAGACAGCCAGGCTTAGTCCAGAGGGCATCCCCTACTGTGCCACCAAGGTGCAGTCTGTCACTTGGATCCAG tatgTGGCTGGCAGGGTGACCCAGTATGCGTCTCACCTCCGCCACGAGACGTCTGTGGACGTGACGTTTGGCTGCTACCAG CAGACTGATGTCTCGGTGGTGTACGCCACTCTCCACATGGGGCTGGATGGGCTGCTCTCCTCCTCGTGGGGGTCGGAGGCTGCCTCCGTCTCTACGCCCACCAATCAGCAGTTCACTGAGCCAGAGCCTGAGGGCCACAACCTCTATGAG GGCTGGGAGGAGGACCTGCTGCCTGAGGAGAGGGAGGTTCCTCTGCTAAA ccTCTACCTTACCACCAAGAGAGTGGAGGACATCGCCCTGAGGCTCGTCTCCCTGCGCCAGGCCTTCACT GACGAGTCCGAATTCATCCGTGCCTATAATGACTTTGTGGACTACCTGAGTGACCCCTCCAAGAAGATTGACATTGAGAGGGAGCTGGCTGAGGCAAAG ATCCATCATGTTAACCTGATAGATGTCCTCTTTGAACTGGTGCTGTTTGGGTTGATGACAGCTCAGAAGTCCCTGATGGTG CACCCTGGTGGGTTCATGGAGCGTCTGTACGctctcctgtactccttcctGCCCGCTGCTGCCAGCATTGAGCCAAAGGCTGAGAGATACCTGCTGCTGCTCAAT GGCGGGCTGATGGCTCTGCTTGATGACATGTTTGGGCAGCAGCTGGCCTGGTACTTTAACCCAGAATCTTTGGTCACTGAGCTCTCCAGCCTCCTGGAGTACCACCTGGAGAACCTCATGGCCAGCATGTAG